The following coding sequences lie in one Anomaloglossus baeobatrachus isolate aAnoBae1 chromosome 7, aAnoBae1.hap1, whole genome shotgun sequence genomic window:
- the LOC142246430 gene encoding myeloid-associated differentiation marker-like, translated as MNVRNLISPLLIVRFFQIFLSCTAFSLVATVDAYHSQYGAWSMFTWILAFIVTILIIVLELTGFYSAIPISWEDFTSAFSMLATLMLFTTSIMYPSVYLHAYIQAGCYENVCAYLGSATAMSILCFFAYGIEVGLTRAKPGEISGFLSTVPGLLKVFEAYVACIIFSLLPPFFPYAGLQWSVAVYSICFIITALIILLTIGRLLAKLPFNIEKVLIGFNILAALMYITVVVIWPLYFFKFVPDRNGCSGYGCVYDNGIGITILTCINFVAYVVDTVYSFRMVFFTVQA; from the coding sequence ATGAATGTCCGCAATCTCATATCTCCCCTGCTCATCGTCCGCTTCTTCCAGATCTTCCTCTCCTGTACGGCCTTCAGTTTGGTGGCCACTGTTGACGCATACCACTCCCAATATGGTGCCTGGTCTATGTTCACCTGGATCTTGGCCTTCATTGTGACCATCCTCATCATTGTTCTGGAGTTGACTGGATTCTACAGTGCCATACCGATATCTTGGGAGGACTTCACTTCAGCTTTCTCCATGTTGGCCACCTTGATGCTCTTCACCACCTCCATCATGTATCCATCCGTCTACCTACATGCCTACATACAAGCCGGTTGCTATGAAAACGTCTGCGCGTATCTTGGATCCGCTACTGCCATGTCTATCTTGTGCTTCTTTGCTTATGGCATTGAGGTGGGCCTCACTCGAGCAAAACCTGGGGAGATAAGTGGGTTTCTGTCCACCGTGCCGGGACTTTTGAAGGTCTTTGAGGCCTACGTGGCCTGCATCATCTTCTCCCTTCTTCCCCCTTTTTTCCCCTATGCTGGACTCCAGTGGTCCGTGGCGGTGTACTCCATATGCTTCATCATCACTGCACTCATCATCCTCCTAACCATTGGCCGTCTCTTGGCAAAGTTGCCCTTCAATATTGAGAAAGTTCTCATTGGCTTCAACATTTTGGCGGCGTTGATGTACATCACTGTGGTGGTCATATGGCCGCTCTATTTTTTCAAGTTTGTTCCAGACAGGAACGGATGCAGTGGCTATGGATGTGTCTATGATAATGGGATAGGCATCACGATCTTGACCTGCATTAACTTTGTGGCGTACGTTGTGGACACTGTGTACTCCTTCAGGATGGTTTTCTTCACTGTCCAAGCCTAG